From Zerene cesonia ecotype Mississippi chromosome 13, Zerene_cesonia_1.1, whole genome shotgun sequence, the proteins below share one genomic window:
- the LOC119831366 gene encoding uncharacterized protein LOC119831366: MATHVWRSFALILALTTLVLAKYAELEAWRGAGPPVSAAQEAEDEKRDAEMLAAVRNSIKQWKIKKTRTRTKRSQGSVCYGEFGCFEDAGPFAYLETLPSPPQEVGTQFLLYSTLNRGDQPLLAVSASNMSAAWGWATRAFDAARPTRVIVHGFGSNCDNVWVYEMRSALMAVEECNVICVDWEGGASMPNYLRAAANTRLVGKQLAMLLQGLAEHIDVRFEDIHLIGFSLGAHVAGFAGSELKNISRITGLDPAGPLFEFQDPRARLDKNDAKFVDVIHSNGETLILGGLGAAQPLGHVDFYPNGGRVQHGCSNLFVGAVSDLVLPWAAASAEGRSLCNHRRAYKFFTDSVSPKCHFPAFPCTNYDTFLEGRCFPCNSERRCGNMGYYADRSLGRGQLYLLTRDEEPFCAHQYHVEVWGGIEANEKPNFGRVTLTLHGDSGLNESFPMTKREDKSGSHVSRWTRVLVPHPALGVPLRATLHYAPYGGWLSAGAKRVHLDKLLITDSFGKTSSFCKLLWLFTDESIQLPLYPGDCEIKEIDEITNETNIEQDVILRENVTKIIGDDPHDNELPEESPQQPFALIDSNYEWEEATDTGRAFGMTNTKTAPSGLIEIAEPVLRPRPRKTPRQRSDNREEIHEISEPLLRPTQAPRPTTAPPLRKAKNYDVSTTPTNDDLNIKDDKEEQSFAVQFLPARLASFISRAERYARDTLLPLVSAYAPRLPIFGSRELPRTTARYIPTEDINVTSSVPVPTPTLEMKIEMLHTMGPPGEKREFETPEDPDIPVVISTTTTTSTTTTTTTTTERIRAAPTEMLQVVAGPSVSTSTALPPVALRSEGKKIVIVYPTNAREEKKIRSHSYPEEMQFEALYRHTAEPTAVRVDLPTFSPPTSTTPSTVSPVKRSVDSRYIPIPFLKNLKINESDKGNK, from the exons ATGGCGACGCACGTCTGGCGCTCGTTCGCCTTAATACTAGCTCTCACAACTCTAGTATTAGCTAAAT ATGCAGAGTTAGAAGCATGGCGAGGCGCAGGGCCGCCGGTGTCGGCCGCCCAAGAGGCTGAAGATGAAAAGCGTGATGCGGAAATGCTGGCAGCTGTCAGGAACTCAATAAAGCaatggaaaataaagaaaacgcGGACTAG AACAAAGCGATCTCAAGGCAGTGTTTGTTATGGTGAATTTGGATGCTTCGAAGATGCCGGTCCTTTTGCATACTTGGAGACTCTGCCGAGTCCACCGCAGGAAGTTGGAACACAATTTCTCTTATACTCCACTCttaatag GGGTGACCAGCCTCTACTCGCAGTGTCAGCCAGCAACATGTCCGCCGCGTGGGGCTGGGCGACGCGCGCGTTCGACGCGGCCCGCCCCACGCGCGTCATTGTGCATGGATTTGGATCTAACTGTGACAATGTTTGGGTATATGAAATGCGCTCCGCTTTGATGGCTGTT GAAGAATGCAATGTGATTTGCGTTGATTGGGAAGGAGGAGCTTCAATGCCAAACTATTTACGGGCTGCGGCTAACACTAGGTTGGTGGGCAAGCAGCTAGCCATGCTGCTACAAG GTTTAGCTGAACACATAGACGTGAGATTCGAAGACATCCATTTAATTGGATTCAGTTTGGGAGCACATGTGGCGGGCTTTGCTGGCTCTGAACTAAAGAATATCAGTAGAATTACgg GTCTGGATCCGGCTGGTCCACTTTTCGAGTTCCAAGATCCAAGAGCACGTTTGGATAAAAATGACGCAAAGTTTGTAGACGTAATACACTCCAATGGTGAGACGTTAATCCTGGGCGGTCTCGGAGCTGCTCAGCCGTTGGGTCATGTCGACTTTTACCCGAACGGTGGTAGAGTTCAACATGGATGCTCTAATTT GTTCGTTGGAGCAGTATCTGACTTAGTTTTGCCATGGGCGGCCGCATCTGCTGAAGGCAGATCTTTATGCAACCATCGCCGAGCATATAAATTCTTCACAGATTCAGTATCACCAAAATGTCACTTCCCTGCATTTCCTTGTACGAATTACGACACATTTTTGGAG GGTCGCTGTTTCCCCTGTAACAGCGAGCGACGTTGTGGCAATATGGGCTATTACGCCGACCGGTCGCTTGGAAGAggacaattatatttacttacgAGAGATGAAGAGCCATTTTGTG CACACCAATATCACGTGGAGGTATGGGGAGGAATAGAGGCGAATGAAAAACCTAATTTCGGACGAGTCACTCTAACGCTTCATGGTGATTCGGGGTTGAATGAATCTTTCCCTATGACTAA ACGTGAGGACAAATCCGGTTCCCACGTGTCGCGGTGGACGCGCGTGCTGGTCCCGCACCCCGCGCTGGGCGTGCCGCTGCGCGCGACGCTGCACTACGCGCCCTACGGCGGCTGGCTCAGCGCCGGCGCTAAACGCGTGCACCTCGATAAGCTGCTCATCACTGATAGCTTCGGCAAGAC TTCTTCATTTTGTAAACTTCTTTGGCTATTCACGGACGAATCGATTCAGTTGCCCTTATATCCAGGAGATTGCGAAATCAAAGAG aTTGATGAAATAACGAACGAAACAAACATAGAACAAGACGTAATTCTGAGGGAAAACGTAACGAAAATAATTGGTGATGATCCTCACGATAATGAGCTACCAGAAGAATCTCCACAGCAACCGTTTGCTCTTATTGATAGTAATTATGAATGGGAGGAAGCCACTGACACGGGACGAGCCTTCGGGATGACTAACACAAAAACAGCTCCTAGTGGTCTCATTGAAATAGCGGAACCCGTCTTGAGACCACGCCCCAGAAAAACTCCAAGACAGAGATCAGATAACCGTGAAGAAATTCATGAAATATCCGAACCGCTCTTAAGGCCTACACAAGCACCCAGACCAACAACCGCACCCCCACTGAGGAAAGCTAAAAATTACGACGTTTCCACTACACCGACAAACGATGATTTAAACATTAAGGACGACAAAGAGGAACAGAGCTTCGCCGTACAGTTTCTCCCCGCACGACTGGCGTCTTTCATATCAAGAGCAGAACGCTACGCTAGAGATACTCTCCTGCCTTTAGTTTCCGCCTATGCACCACGACTGCCAATTTTTGGTTCTAGAGAATTACCGAGAACCACCGCCCGGTATATACCCACAGAAGACATAAATGTCACCAGTTCAGTCCCCGTACCTACACCCACGttagaaatgaaaattgaaatgctACATACGATGGGACCTCCGGGAGAGAAACGAGAATTCGAAACGCCTGAAGATCCTGACATACCAGTAGTGATATCAACAACTACCACTACTTCAACAACGACAACCACCACAACTACTACAGAAAGAATAAGAGCAGCACCAACAGAAATGTTGCAAGTTGTAGCAGGACCGTCAGTATCGACCAGCACTGCGTTACCCCCAGTAGCATTGCGTAGTGAAGGCAAGAAGATTGTCATAGTATATCCCACTAATGCTAGAGAGGAAAAGAAAATTCGATCCCACTCATATCCTGAAGAGATGCAATTCGAGGCTCTGTATCGACACACTGCGGAGCCTACAGCAGTAAGGGTCGATCTGCCTACGTTCTCCCCACCGACATCAACAACCCCGAGTACCGTATCACCAGTTAAAAGGTCTGTCGACTCTCGATACATACCGATACCTTTCCTTAAAAACTTGAAGATAAACGAATCTGACAAAGGGAACAAATAG